From the genome of Castor canadensis chromosome 4, mCasCan1.hap1v2, whole genome shotgun sequence, one region includes:
- the Siglec15 gene encoding sialic acid-binding Ig-like lectin 15: protein MEGSIQLLACLVCVVPMGSLVRTKRDTTGNLLNTEVHSVPAQRWSMQVPSEVSAAAGDAAVLPCTFTHPHRHYDGALTAIWRAGEPYAGPQVFRCAAARGSELCQTALSLHGRFRLLGNPRRNDLSLRVERLALADGGRYFCRVEFAGDVHDRYESRHGIRLRVTAPPRIVNISVLPGPAHTFRALCTAEGEPPPALAWSGPTMGNHSAAVPGQGHGYQVSAELPALTHDGRYTCTAANSLGRAEASVYLFRFRGATGVSAMAMLLGALGLKVLLLLGVLASHAARRRLEHQITQETPPRPQAQESSYENLSQMHSRGPPAATCSP from the exons GATCACTCGTGAGAACTAAAAGAGATACTACTGGGAATTTGCTCAACACAGAGGTGCACA GCGTGCCCGCGCAGCGCTGGTCCATGCAGGTGCCGTCCGAGGTGAGCGCGGCGGCTGGCGACGCGGCGGTGCTGCCCTGCACCTTCACGCACCCGCACCGCCACTACGACGGGGCGCTAACGGCCATCTGGCGCGCGGGCGAGCCCTACGCGGGCCCGCAGGTGTTCCGGTGCGCGGCGGCGCGCGGCAGCGAGCTGTGCCAGACGGCGCTCAGCCTGCACGGCCGCTTCCGCCTGCTGGGCAACCCGCGCCGCAACGACCTGTCGCTGCGCGTCGAGCGCCTCGCCCTGGCCGACGGTGGCCGCTACTTCTGCCGCGTGGAGTTCGCAGGCGACGTCCACGACCGCTACGAGAGCCGCCACGGCATCCGGTTGCGCGTGACCG CGCCGCCGCGGATCGTGAACATCTCGGTACTGCCCGGCCCTGCGCACACCTTCCGCGCACTCTGCACTGCCGAAGGGGAGCCACCGCCAGCCCTCGCCTGGTCCGGCCCTACCATGGGCAACCACTCCGCTGCCGTGCCAGGTCAGGGTCACGGCTATCAAGTGTCTGCCGAGCTGCCCGCGCTGACCCACGACGGCCGCTACACGTGTACGGCGGCCAACAGCCTGGGCCGCGCCGAGGCCAGCGTGTACTTGTTCCGCTTCCGCGGCGCCACGGGGGTCTCGGCGATGGCGATGCTGCTGGGCGCGTTGGGCCTCaaggtgctgctgctgctgggagtTTTGGCCTCTCACGCCGCCCGCCGACGCCTAG AGCACCAGATTACCCAGGAGACCCCACCTCG GCCCCAGGCTCAAGAATCCAGTTATGAAAATTTGAGCCAGATGCACTCCCGAGGCCCACCAGCTGCCACATGTTCCCCGTGA